CCGTAAAATGTCTAAACATGGTatgaatttgtttcttttccttggccgggagcagtgacttcctgaagTTTTACGaccctttcagacacaacatGAGCTTGAGCTCTGCGCTTTGGTTGACGCAGCTAAAAAACCATTAAGGGGCAGTGCACGCCATTAAAAATAATGGATTTCAGAGTCAGCGCTGCTGTTGTGTCTGAAAGGAAAGGGCCATCAGCTTTATGCTGTTTCCGTAAACTAAGCCAGATGTTTTCCCATCATACCTCTCTCTGGTAGTTGATGTCAGCTCCCTGCATGATGAGTTCTTTGACACACTCATAATGGCCGCTGTAGGACGCCACCATCAGCGCCGTCGTCCCATActggaaagaaaacaataaattagATGTTTTATATCGGATGACTGGCTGAGAACTACTTCACATGTGGCGATGAAACTTCTGAACTTAACATGTTCTGCCTTTATTATGATGATGGGTGTGAAAGTACATGGGTGTGTGATGGGTGCACATGCATCACAGGGGTTAAGGCTTTGAAGCTCTCTGTCTCCCTACCACAGGTGGGTTATGGTTAAAGCGTGCAGCTGAGCAGCCGGGACATGCAGCGTCCGTACACTGTCTCTGCAGTCTGCGTCCACACGCCCGCTGTTGAGCAGCAGCTGAAGTAGGGCCAAGTTCCCCTTCCTCGCCGCCCAAAACACAGCATTAGCCAGGGGTGTTTCCTTCTGGAGggtaaatacacacaacaaGCACTGACCTTAAAACCACCATTATGGTATTAAACACACCGACAGTAAGAGTGCAAGCCAGTGGAGACGGGGTAGAGATTTATAGGTTAAATCAGGTGATCAGTAATCAAACAATGCATGCACAGATACACTATACAGGTGTGACATGTAggtagaacacacacacatgcacagagctAGACTGTATGATTGCATCAAATCTAATTTAACTCCAGCTCTCACCGGTTTTTATCCTCAGCAATTAAACACCTCACCGTTAAATAAATCCTGAAAGTGAAGTGCACACTGTCACAGGAAGCAGGTGTAATCTGTTTTTCTCATCCAGGCCGTGTAACGACTGATGGATGCAtggatagaagaagaaaaaaaacagaaacagagaggctGGTTTACCTTGAAAGACATCATGCAGACCTCATTCGTGACTCATCTTTCTTCCTGCGCCCTCATTCATTAGAGACGATGCTTTGCCGCACTGTGTTTTGGGTGTTGGCGGCTCCCGATCGCGGACATAATAATAAGAagcacagtcagacagacagtcagtcagctgaGCTCACCCCAGCTCTGCAGTCACGGAGGGAAGAGCAAGCGGAGGCCGCTGGAGGGCGCTGCTGAGCGGACACAGTCACCTGACACGGTGAAGTCAGGTGGATGCATCCAGCTCAGGTCACTGAGTACATTCACTCAAGTATAAGACTGATGCACTTTTAGTTTAAATAAGTGTTTTAATTGGAGCTTCTCCTCCTCTATATTTAATTGCAAAggaacataaatacataaactgatgatgatgggatcataaaatacaacacactgATTAAAGAgattaaatgtcacatttcagataaaatatttaaagcagaaattgatattttaaactaaatttaaacTAAAGTTTCACTGTCTGTAGATTTTTAAGACATTATCTCTGGAGCGTATGTGACAATTCATGAACATACATTAACTTGTGAAACAATTGATCATAAACTGATGAAATGCTacacataaatgaataaaaataaataaatctgtagttatttgttttgcagatctttgtttttcttctttcctctcccatCAATTATCTCATGACCACACTGGTATATTATATTTCTAAGAAGGGTTAAGAATCACTAAacaaactgtatataaagtcatttaaaCTAACTCCACCATGAGCAAATACAACAGCAAAATGTTGCTTCTGCATTGATGCATCAGGAGCGACAACAGTGGTCGGAGAgtacaaattgtttttttatttccatttggttttactccactacatgtCAGCTGgatatgttttgctttttactcCACTGTATTTGTAGATagtacacatattttttttagatataaacatataaaaaatgtatgataagctcataaaaaaaaaagttttttgacTCCTTGAGGTTCCTGTACATGTTTCAGACATCTACAAGTTGTTAGAGATTCTGTCAAAGACACATTTCCCCTCTAAACTTCAAACCAGGAACTTTCTTGCTGCGACTAACCACTGTGCcaatcagctgtttttaatCCTTAATTACCTGATTCAACAAGTATTTTTGTACATCGATGAAAGaaaagtctttaaaataaacatagaTTTGTGTCATGACTCCTCTGGTTTATTTTGGGACCCATACGAGGGATTCTGACCCTCGTATTGACTGACTGTATATATGATTATAACTAGCTCCACTTTGAGCAGCTACAACTGTAAAATTCTGCCTACACATTGATGCATGTGTTAATAATCTTATAATGTCACATATAATGATATATCAGTCACAGAGCCACTCTTCTGCATTATGAGAACTTTTACCTAACATACATTTAACTCGTCATTCTTCTGTACTtcttttgaatgcaggactttcaCGTATAatagagtatttttacattaatgtattcacactgtgtctgtgtacttGTTCCATCACTGGTTTTGGAAAGTTTGATGTCAGGTGTTATGGTCAATTATAACCCGGTATTTGAAGGATTTACAATATTGCAGCTTTAGCTCTCTCTAAATGATAATAGAGGTATTACcgaggaggagcagggaaaGCATCTTATTTTTGTTGACTAATGTGCCTCTCAGGTGATGGCATAAGTGTTTATTTAGGGATTCAGCAAAGTATAGGGGAAACATGTACTTGTTGCAAGGCTATATAAGGAAGGTTGACAGCGAGCCTGTTGCTGTGTGACCGTCCAGAGTCACTCTCAGAACATGGGAACTAAACAGACTCACATCCATACAGGTAAGCCGGCCAGGACTTTTTATTTCATACGGGGCGAAGTCTTAGACCTTTAATTTTAAAGacaaacctgctcaactttattAAATATCATGAGGTATgactctatctctatcacaggttccactgctactgtaatcattttatcattcattgtaattcattgtaattttatcagtcattgtaattgtacaatatgtttgtgttgatttgtcctgtacacgtgacatctgttcctgggagagggatccctcctctgtggctcttcctgaggtttcttccaccttttttccctgttaaaggttttttgtgggcaagtttttcctcactcgaaccgagggtctaaggacagagggtgtcactccctgtacagattgtaaagctctccgaggcaaaatgtactttgtgactttgggctatacaaataaaatctgatttgatttgatttgatacagATGTTGATGTTTCTGGGTATACTACTGTCCAAGTATGTATAAATGTGCATTATCAAGTATATAGTATAAGTATTGGAGAggtattacttattattattatttgaatagATATTAAATGTACTATATGAATAGGATCTACTACTACTATTGAGGAATGAGAGTAAGAGTAAAGTAACAAGTGTATACAGGGGTACTGAATCTTcaattttcagatattttaaatatattttaaatatttatatcaaGTCAAGTGGGTTTTATTGTGATTTCAGCCATATACACAGTACACGGTGAAACAAGACAAGGACCACAGTGCTACATGAAGCATAAAACACAGTGCAGACAGGATTATATTAAAGTGCAGCATGTTCAGAGGTAGATATTAAATAAAGACTAAGTAGCAGCAGAGTTAAAAGGTGCACATTGTTGTTGTATATTTGCAGTTATCTTAAAGTCTGAATGCTATTTTTTGAAGTACAACAACTGGCATCTGtcatgtttaactttttttattgttgcaaaCAAAACTGTGACTCTGCTGCAACTCTCTTGTTCTTGTAGTGAGGCAGGCCAGCTTCCTGCTGAGAGCAGCTCTGTTCTTCTTCGTCCTGCTGCTGTCCGGGCCACAGCTCGTGGTTTCAGACTCAGATGAGGCGATCCTGACTGAGTGGGAGATCTGGAAGACCAACAATGGCATAGCCTACGATGGAATAGTGAGATTGACtccatgtctaaaaaaaaacacaagcaccaAGAGTAAATGCACATGATTCatgtgagtgtttctgtgttttgtgttaggACGATATGCAAAGGAGGGTCATCTGGGAGGAGAACAAGCGGATTATTGATGACAATAATCACGGATATTTCATGGGGATGAGGCCGTTCAGTATGGTCATGAACAAATATGGAGACCTGGTAAGGAGTAGTGTTTTCTCTGTAAAGCTAAAAAGCCCCATAAAGCTCCAAGTTtttcattttgggaaatacatttattcaaaaaTTACATCAGCAGATTGATACCTCACTCATATATCCATCCACTCAGCCAGAAGggagttagcttagcttagcataaagactggaaacagggggaaacagctagccttgcTCTGTCCATAAGGTCACTGCTCCCAGCAAAGAAATAGTCCCTGACTTAAATCCTTAAATTactatttttacatttagtttgtgAGTTTTGGAGACCCTGTGAGGAGGATTTTGTGCTAAGCTGGGAACAGTCGACCAATAACATTAATTACTGGAGTTTTTATGTTCTCCACGTGTAGACAAGACAAGAGTACCAGCTTCTGCAAGGTGCCTCGATAGATGCTAGATTCGCGACGAGAGGGAGGACCACCTCGGCCCGAAAGCTGCGTAACAACGCCAGGAAGTTAGATGCTTATGTTGTCGACTACAGGAACATGGGTTACGTGACGGAGGTGAAAGATCAGGTAAGACACTCCTGAATTAACTTTAAGTGGCTTTTATCCAGACTGAGTCATGTATGCTTTAAATGTTCTTCACAGGGTTACTGCGGTTCATGCTGGGCCTTCAGCACTACAGGAGCCATTGAGGGACAAATGTACAAGAGGACTGGTCAGCTTATATCTCTGAGTGAACAAAACCTGGTGGACTGCTCCAAATCTTACGGTACCTATGGCTGCAGCGGTGCATGGATGGCCAACGCCTACGACTACGTGGTCAGCAACGGGCTGCAGGCGACAAACACCTACCCGTACACCTCAGTGGTGAGGCTCAGTGCGCTTTCTCTACCTCTGTCAGACTGTTGATGACTCCAGCCATCGACTTAAAGCTCTGTATTTCTTCCAACAGGATACCCAGCCATGTTACTACGACAACAGACTTGCGGTCGCTCATATCAAGGACTACAGGTTCATACCCAAAGGAGATGAGCAGGCTCTGGCTGATGCCGTGGCAACTATCGGTCCAATCACAGTAGCCATCGATGCAGATCATGCAAGCTTCCTGTTCTACAGCTCAGgttcaaacacattttacaccTTTATACAATcgttaacatgttttttaaaactgctATACTCAACGTCCATGTGTATGATGCTGACACTTCCCTTTGTAGcctttttcagctcattgttttggtccaAAACTTTGATGTTGTTGGTGCAGTCTCACTGCTGTCATGAAGCTTATGTCTCCAGCTGTTGGAGCATTTAGCCTTTACCTAAAGAGTCAGAAATCTCCTTTAGGAGTTGGTAGAGATGAGAACACTGGATGTATATTCATCAGTTGGACCCAAATATGTCTCcgaatgaaaacaaatcaaacaatcaatTAACGGAGAATGATATCGCCTTTACAGGAATATACAACGAGCCCAGCTGTAACCCGAACAACCTGAGTCACGCTGTGCTGCTGGTTGGCTACGGCACCGAACAAGGCCAAGACTACTGGATCATCAAAAACAGGTCAGAAACCCACTACACATATAGATATTTGTCTACAAGTCTACGATGGTTTCTTgcattttgtttcaataaactgtttcttcttttcagctGGGGTACCGGTTGGGGTGAAGGCGGCTTCATGCGAATCGTCCGAGATGGCAGAAACGCCTGTGGCATCGCCAGCTACGCCTTGTACCCGATTCTATGAGTGTGATCAGATGGGTCAGTTGAGTGTTAATGCTAAACTCTTACACCGGATTGCATCAGCATCAGTCCACATCTTCTCTAAAGTGCACTCCTTATTTTCTGAACCTTCTGCCGAACCTTTCTGACACTGCTGATAATGTTTTGTGACTCACATTAGTCTTTTACAGTGAACACATTGCTTCTCTCAGGGACgtaagcacacacactccagccTATGTGCTCAAGATGAAATTAGCCTTTAACGTTTTATTGATTGGAAAACCGcaaattcaaataattaaagtGAGACTCTGTAACTTTGGACAGACGTAATGACACGATCCTTtgtaaattataaaatatacttcaattgttttttacttttttggtTCAGTATGACCAGTAACTTATGATTTTGGCAAATGTTAACGAACTTACAGTAGTGTAGACAACCATTCAGCATTATCCCATGAAGGTCTGGTCACACCAGCCAAATTATGTGGTTGAATCAGGTATTCCCATTTAATCATTGCAATTAGTGGACAGTAGAAGTAGATCCATGCACACATGAGAATAATTAGCCATCCTGACAGTGCTCATCTTCAAAGGGGCAATATGTAATTTGTGTATTACTGACAGCTAGTGGTTAAAATGGGTACTACAGTCCAAATTCAAACTATTGGAGAGAGTTGTCGTCCTCCTTGCTCTTCTCCCAAAACTCACACGGGTTGCCAGATTGAAAACACTGAACCATCACATGCgcaaaaaacaagcagaaactGGTTTATTTGATGACTCAGGTACAACTTCTCTTcgtccctctcttcctctccaatATTCTccctctgagagagagacagagggagagggagagaaataaagagttACTTCAACTCACACAACATTATTGTGAtagtactttgtgttttttgccaagttatgataaaaaaacatcatttagaGCTAAAAGTTGCTGTGACGGACTCACTTCTCCAGCGTCCATCTCTGGCAGTAGGTGCAGAGTAGGtcactgattttaaaatgaaatatatagaaCAGGAGCTCTGGGTCCTTCTGGGCTCTATGCTGTCTCCATATTTCAAATACATCTCCAATATTTACATATTACGTTTCTGGTCATGGAGCTTTTTAGGTCGGGCTGTTGATCCGATTCATTCTCTTGCTTTCATGGCTGCAGCACGCTGCGTTTGTGCCAAATTTGTTTCATATCTGGCAACCCGGAGTGTCAACACGGGCAGTGggccaaaacacaaacaaacattcagcacTGCAATTGCAATTTGAACAAAGAACATACTGGTTGTAGTATTAGCCAGAGGCCAGAGTTTccttaatctctgatgacatagcatgatatttatgatttaatacagtcaACATGTTACATATTATTCCTTTAAGTGGGACTAGACAAACATAGTTTTCTGATTTATGAGACAGAGTCTGCGGTACAAATACTTCACAATGtgtgaactttttaaaaaacttttgatgaaatgttgaatagtctcggggaaaaaaaaatcccagtagagagaaaataaaaagaacttcCTGaaccaaatatttaaaaaaaagaggattgtgaggattcatttttctttgtcactttttttgctGTGAACTTCCAGAAGTTACACAGTCTCACTTTAACGTGGGTATAATGTGTGTATCAGCTGATCTGAGAACCGATCCGACCTTTAATGAACAGGCAGGATGTTTGCTGTTCATTATAAGAAGGTTTAACCCTCTGAGGTCCCGTCAACAGCCTTAACTACTGCTTGTGCATTCACTCGTGGGCGACTGCTCGGATCCCAGaggtttaaaacacaaattattatgcaaaaaaaaaaaaagtcaaccagGGTTCCCTGCTTGTGaatttcactgtttgtttttaactgatcAGActgcaaactttttttgttttattacagtaaCACTGTCATAACTGCTCTGACATATTGAGAGGAGGGCGGCAGGGGGCGTGGTGATCTCAGTGTTTCAGGCTTTAACATGAATCTGTTtgagacagaacaaagaaaatggtgctttgtgttttcaatgCAAATAgtacatgttttttgtttttttcctgtggcaTATTCTTGCATATTTTTCTACcattataaacaatatttttgtctGGATCAACTGAAATGTCTTAACTTCTGAACTgactgataataaaaataaataaccaacAATCCTTGTAAGTGTATTTGTTGTTattcacatgcatacataccTCCTACAGATGATCTACAAGTTCAACCACACCTCATTGAACCTTGAGCCTAGTCTGCACTTATTCACACTTGATGTTTCACATGAAAAGCTCCAAGGTTCACCTGCTGCAGGGTTTACCtgtgaggagcaggaggaggaggaggagtcactTCTAGACTCTCGTGGCTTTTCTTATTGATCATGCAGCTGAATATATCTCTATTGCTTTGCagtgttgtctgtttgttgtcgCTTTGCTTCGCTCCGGTTTGTCCCTCCAAACATTCAAAGTGCAGACATGCTCAGACTCATCCGAAGACGCACGGCACGAAGAAGTACTGCGATCCTGCATACAGCAACCAGACAGCAGGTGCTATCACTCAGGTAAGGCAGCTCTTTGTTGAGTTGTCTGTTGCACATTGCACAGGTGAGGAGGTTATTGCACATGCTCTGGCTCCAAACAAGGTCAAGGAATCATATAGTGTTACTTGAAATTGTTCTAAATCCTCTCAGAAATCTCATTTTTTACTCTCATCAGGGTGTGTAGT
Above is a window of Larimichthys crocea isolate SSNF chromosome XVII, L_crocea_2.0, whole genome shotgun sequence DNA encoding:
- the cts12 gene encoding cathepsin L1, which gives rise to MGTKQTHIHTVRQASFLLRAALFFFVLLLSGPQLVVSDSDEAILTEWEIWKTNNGIAYDGIDDMQRRVIWEENKRIIDDNNHGYFMGMRPFSMVMNKYGDLTRQEYQLLQGASIDARFATRGRTTSARKLRNNARKLDAYVVDYRNMGYVTEVKDQGYCGSCWAFSTTGAIEGQMYKRTGQLISLSEQNLVDCSKSYGTYGCSGAWMANAYDYVVSNGLQATNTYPYTSVDTQPCYYDNRLAVAHIKDYRFIPKGDEQALADAVATIGPITVAIDADHASFLFYSSGIYNEPSCNPNNLSHAVLLVGYGTEQGQDYWIIKNSWGTGWGEGGFMRIVRDGRNACGIASYALYPIL